The following proteins are encoded in a genomic region of Arcobacter suis CECT 7833:
- a CDS encoding C40 family peptidase has translation MIINYKQFLFLCISTLLFTACSIKEPIVQTKNSDIEILAKTANDDSFNSLLITKDFFDKYFKPWNSTKVSFPKIEAMWGQSYKNKKVYLENHQLATTSWFDKQIENSNFDNYNTLAKKAITLKNVNIRVIPTNSPMFYDPTQPGEGFPFDYNQNSSIKINTPIIVSHLSKDRAWAYIESSTVGGWIEIGTIAFVDDNFIQEFKTSNYFISVKEKFPIYDPIFREYIKVATIFPKKNNKFIIAKKDDNQNALISYITLNNDEVEAMPLVFNSENRIKIAKQLIDEPYGWGGLLNNRDCSSFTQDYFATFGKFLHRNSKAQLSNGKYLDMSNLSNDEKKEFMKKNGVPFSTLVYLKGHIMLYIGVKENEPLVFHNIWSVRLKDNDGKKYRHIIGKATITTLEPGKDIKDFDEDTNILNRIQGIVIL, from the coding sequence ATGATTATAAATTACAAACAATTTTTATTTCTTTGTATTTCAACTTTACTATTTACAGCATGTTCTATAAAAGAGCCAATTGTTCAAACAAAAAATAGTGATATAGAAATTTTAGCAAAAACAGCAAATGATGACTCTTTTAATTCTTTATTAATTACAAAAGATTTTTTTGATAAATATTTCAAACCTTGGAACTCAACAAAAGTATCTTTTCCTAAAATAGAAGCTATGTGGGGACAATCTTATAAAAATAAAAAAGTTTATCTGGAAAATCATCAATTAGCTACTACTTCTTGGTTTGATAAACAAATAGAAAATTCAAATTTTGATAATTATAATACTTTGGCAAAAAAAGCAATTACTTTAAAAAATGTAAATATCAGAGTTATTCCAACAAATTCACCTATGTTTTATGACCCAACACAACCAGGAGAAGGTTTTCCATTTGATTACAATCAAAACTCTTCAATCAAAATCAATACTCCAATAATAGTTTCTCATTTATCAAAAGATAGAGCTTGGGCTTACATAGAATCAAGTACTGTTGGAGGTTGGATTGAAATAGGAACTATTGCTTTTGTAGATGATAATTTTATTCAAGAATTTAAAACTTCAAACTATTTTATTTCAGTAAAAGAAAAATTTCCAATTTATGACCCAATTTTTAGAGAATACATAAAAGTAGCTACAATTTTTCCTAAAAAAAACAATAAATTTATAATTGCAAAAAAAGATGATAATCAAAATGCTCTTATTTCATATATTACTCTAAATAATGATGAAGTTGAAGCTATGCCCCTTGTATTTAATTCTGAAAATAGAATCAAAATAGCCAAACAATTAATAGATGAACCTTATGGTTGGGGTGGATTATTAAATAATAGAGATTGTTCTAGTTTTACGCAAGATTATTTTGCAACTTTTGGAAAATTCTTACATAGAAACTCGAAAGCTCAACTTTCAAATGGAAAATATCTTGATATGTCGAACTTATCGAACGATGAAAAAAAAGAATTCATGAAAAAAAATGGTGTTCCTTTTTCAACTTTAGTATATTTAAAGGGTCATATAATGCTTTATATTGGAGTTAAAGAAAATGAACCTCTAGTTTTTCACAATATTTGGAGTGTAAGATTAAAAGATAATGATGGAAAAAAATATAGACATATTATTGGAAAAGCTACAATAACTACATTAGAGCCAGGAAAAGATATAAAAGATTTTGATGAAGATACAAATATATTAAATAGAATTCAAGGAATCGTTATTTTATAA
- a CDS encoding c-type cytochrome, with product MKKIVIASLLTACVAFAGSYDKCVVCHGANGEKAALGKSKVIKDMSKADFVAALKGYQNGTYGGAQKGLMVGQVKDMNEATMNEIADLIIK from the coding sequence ATGAAAAAAATTGTTATTGCTTCGTTATTAACTGCATGTGTTGCTTTTGCTGGGTCTTATGATAAATGTGTTGTTTGTCATGGTGCAAATGGTGAAAAAGCTGCATTAGGAAAATCAAAAGTTATCAAAGATATGTCTAAAGCTGACTTTGTTGCTGCACTTAAAGGTTATCAAAATGGAACTTATGGTGGAGCTCAAAAAGGATTAATGGTAGGTCAAGTTAAAGATATGAACGAAGCTACTATGAATGAAATTGCGGACTTAATCATAAAATAA
- a CDS encoding AMP-binding protein: MSINCIRTLIEDANISNPQKLALVFGNEKLTYSELFAKVNQIAYYLSELDLPKGSRIGVYSNKGIDQVIAILAILSTNYVLVPLTKLLKPEQVEYIISDCDIKCIITDKIKLESIEEIKFNGHIISYETSHKDLPSFEEIYKYYNKPYFCDVNGHDNAVITYSFGLSGKPNGIVISHRNLIDSARVVSQYLKLEQDDVISGLLVFNLDYGLNQIFCSLYKRATIALHRFVLPNDFFNHIINDKITVLPIMPINITEMFDEDRLPSAELLKNVRIITSSGGNVTAKMIADIEKYFTNAKFFSMHGLTEAFRSTYLDPAQLKIRPESIGKAIPDVELYVIDENGSECPPRVVGELIHRGGYIYKGFWNAPQVTEQRFKSIKILENVINLEGQLSDEIVVKTGDYVYKDEEGYFYFVSRHDDMIKTRGFRVNPYEIESVVEREIKDIEKCAVFSIQNEEIEEEIVLVYSAKSELSASEILFELKNHLASYMIPSKIIYKKSLPLIPSDKNKINKEELKKELTSK, translated from the coding sequence ATGTCAATAAATTGTATTAGAACATTAATAGAAGATGCAAATATCTCAAACCCACAAAAATTAGCATTAGTTTTTGGAAATGAAAAACTAACTTACAGTGAACTTTTTGCTAAAGTAAATCAAATCGCTTATTATTTAAGTGAACTTGATTTACCAAAAGGTAGCAGAATTGGTGTTTATTCAAATAAAGGAATAGACCAAGTTATAGCAATTTTGGCAATTCTTTCAACAAATTATGTTTTAGTTCCACTAACAAAACTATTAAAACCAGAACAGGTTGAATATATAATAAGTGATTGTGATATAAAATGTATCATTACTGATAAAATTAAACTTGAATCAATCGAAGAAATTAAATTCAACGGTCATATTATCTCTTATGAAACGAGCCATAAAGATTTACCATCTTTTGAGGAAATTTATAAATACTATAACAAACCATATTTTTGTGATGTAAATGGACATGATAATGCTGTTATTACTTATTCTTTTGGTTTAAGTGGAAAACCAAATGGTATTGTAATTTCTCATAGAAATTTAATAGATTCAGCACGTGTTGTTTCTCAATACTTAAAATTAGAACAAGATGATGTTATTTCAGGACTTTTAGTATTTAATCTTGATTATGGATTAAATCAAATCTTTTGTTCACTTTATAAAAGAGCAACAATAGCACTTCACAGATTTGTATTACCAAATGATTTTTTTAATCATATTATAAACGACAAAATTACGGTTCTGCCAATAATGCCAATAAACATAACAGAAATGTTTGATGAAGATAGACTTCCAAGTGCAGAGTTGTTAAAAAATGTGAGAATTATCACTTCTTCTGGTGGAAATGTAACTGCAAAAATGATAGCTGATATTGAAAAATATTTTACTAATGCAAAATTTTTCTCAATGCATGGATTAACAGAAGCGTTTAGATCAACTTATCTTGACCCAGCTCAGCTTAAAATAAGACCTGAATCTATTGGAAAAGCAATTCCTGATGTTGAACTTTATGTAATTGATGAAAATGGAAGTGAATGTCCTCCTCGAGTTGTAGGAGAATTAATCCATAGAGGTGGATATATTTATAAAGGTTTTTGGAATGCTCCTCAAGTAACTGAACAAAGGTTTAAATCAATCAAAATCTTAGAAAATGTGATTAACCTTGAAGGTCAATTAAGCGATGAAATTGTTGTAAAAACAGGTGATTATGTTTATAAAGATGAAGAAGGATATTTTTATTTTGTTTCAAGACACGATGATATGATTAAAACAAGAGGATTTAGGGTAAATCCTTATGAAATCGAATCAGTTGTGGAAAGAGAAATAAAAGATATTGAAAAATGTGCTGTTTTTTCAATTCAAAATGAAGAAATTGAAGAAGAGATAGTTTTAGTTTATAGTGCAAAATCAGAGTTAAGCGCTAGTGAAATTTTATTTGAATTAAAAAATCATTTAGCTTCATATATGATCCCTTCAAAAATTATTTATAAAAAATCTTTGCCTTTAATTCCTTCTGATAAAAATAAAATAAATAAAGAAGAGTTAAAAAAAGAGCTTACTTCTAAGTAA
- a CDS encoding glutamate mutase L, with product MSQNKLLIDVGSTYFKVCANNQVEQHFRDFNKDIYDDLLSKCSDTISKFKKDEVFICSSANGGLTTLIIGITNSFSLKFATNIAYNSGINIINTVLYQDIETTSIPSDLIDVVIVVGGINSVNNVFDEKLFNYLGNLRFSNIVFAGSCQDAEFLKDNIQNLVVVENIINNKLHVVEEPLKNYLTNLYQADIEGKEDIKHLYDLTSNQIFSTPYIVNKTLPFIDSKFAVVNPFILIDIGGATTDIHYSKDLSDDNMVTENEYDRLVFKKLGVFKSKESLIFAAKNNEFVYELLAHLKVTENIFNEDSPKSLRILMQLAIFLVLYKVSEAHPLYIKLKLNLLKSIVLTGGITKVLSFDESVDIISFFYKKILNSDIHPSIIMDSNYDIWTLGITQQ from the coding sequence ATGAGCCAAAATAAATTATTAATAGATGTTGGAAGTACATATTTTAAAGTTTGTGCTAACAACCAAGTTGAGCAACATTTTAGGGATTTTAATAAAGATATTTATGATGATTTATTATCAAAATGTTCTGATACTATCTCAAAATTTAAAAAAGATGAAGTATTTATTTGTTCATCTGCAAATGGTGGATTAACAACTTTAATTATTGGAATTACTAACTCTTTTTCACTAAAATTTGCTACAAATATTGCATATAATTCTGGAATAAATATTATTAATACAGTTTTATATCAAGATATTGAAACTACATCAATTCCAAGTGATTTAATTGATGTGGTAATTGTTGTTGGTGGAATTAATAGTGTAAATAATGTATTTGATGAAAAATTATTTAACTATTTAGGAAATTTAAGATTTTCAAATATCGTATTTGCTGGATCTTGTCAAGATGCTGAATTTTTAAAAGATAATATTCAAAATTTAGTAGTTGTTGAAAATATCATAAACAACAAACTTCATGTTGTTGAAGAGCCTTTAAAAAACTATTTGACAAACCTTTATCAAGCTGATATTGAAGGAAAAGAAGATATTAAACATCTATATGATTTAACTTCAAATCAAATATTCTCAACTCCATATATCGTAAATAAAACTTTACCTTTTATAGATAGTAAATTTGCAGTTGTAAATCCATTTATTTTAATAGATATTGGTGGAGCGACAACTGATATTCACTACTCTAAAGATTTATCTGATGATAATATGGTAACTGAAAATGAATATGATAGATTAGTTTTCAAAAAACTTGGTGTTTTTAAATCAAAAGAGTCTTTAATATTTGCAGCTAAAAACAATGAATTTGTTTATGAATTATTAGCTCACTTAAAAGTTACAGAAAATATTTTTAATGAAGATTCACCAAAATCATTAAGAATTTTAATGCAATTAGCAATTTTTTTAGTTTTATACAAAGTTAGTGAAGCTCATCCTTTATATATAAAATTAAAGTTAAATCTACTAAAATCTATTGTATTAACAGGTGGAATTACAAAAGTGCTTAGTTTTGATGAGTCTGTTGATATTATTTCATTTTTTTATAAAAAAATTTTAAATTCAGATATTCATCCATCAATTATCATGGATTCAAATTACGATATTTGGACACTAGGTATTACACAACAATAA
- a CDS encoding methylaspartate mutase produces the protein MSLLQEERNIIVQNKYADNFDFAEIEEFIKGASKNLFISHHFKNKKKMLVQPRGGFPTYKKMFSLYEFFVDANVDVLPCTIDSNTRLNDYATSAKMLKLSEENEVDMLNGYPLVNHGYRTSRKMMTHFDKPISLRHGTPDARLLIETALASGIFEIEGGPITYLLPYSKNFPLDKAFMYWKYVERICANYSKLNEPINRESFGPLTATLVPPCITIVIQICEMLLSLEEGVKSFSVSFSQTGSMIQDIVTANVLRKMAKHYAEQIGCGDAMINLVYHQWMGAFPSNKDFSESLINTSTVIASMVRADKIITKTRDEAFGIPTRESNAKTVANTQYTLRMLQGIPNISDEQEEEIVTSEVMSIMEAVFNDKADTLWRKVFNSIKSGIIDVPYSPHIINHNEVVTVRDKNKNIRIIKKGNLPISDRCFEYEKAQCDLNKDASSIVNDIIHDIGIMQ, from the coding sequence ATGAGTTTACTTCAAGAAGAAAGAAATATCATTGTTCAAAATAAATACGCAGATAATTTTGATTTTGCAGAGATTGAAGAGTTTATAAAAGGCGCTTCTAAAAACCTATTTATTTCACACCATTTTAAAAACAAAAAAAAGATGTTAGTTCAGCCACGTGGTGGATTTCCTACTTATAAAAAAATGTTTTCACTTTATGAGTTTTTTGTTGATGCAAATGTAGATGTATTGCCTTGTACAATTGATTCAAATACAAGATTAAATGACTACGCAACAAGTGCAAAAATGCTAAAACTTTCAGAAGAAAATGAAGTTGATATGTTAAATGGTTACCCACTTGTAAATCATGGATATAGAACATCTAGAAAAATGATGACTCACTTTGATAAACCAATTTCATTGAGACATGGAACTCCAGATGCTAGGCTTTTAATTGAGACAGCATTGGCTTCTGGAATTTTTGAAATTGAAGGTGGTCCAATTACTTACCTTTTACCCTACTCTAAAAACTTTCCATTAGATAAAGCGTTTATGTATTGGAAATATGTAGAAAGAATTTGTGCAAACTACTCAAAATTAAATGAACCAATAAATAGAGAATCTTTTGGTCCATTAACAGCAACATTAGTGCCACCTTGTATTACTATTGTTATTCAAATTTGTGAAATGCTTTTATCACTTGAAGAGGGAGTTAAATCATTCTCTGTTTCATTTTCACAAACAGGTTCTATGATTCAAGATATTGTAACTGCAAATGTTTTAAGAAAAATGGCAAAACACTATGCAGAACAAATTGGTTGTGGTGATGCAATGATAAATCTTGTATATCATCAATGGATGGGAGCATTTCCATCAAATAAAGATTTTTCAGAATCACTAATCAACACTTCAACTGTAATTGCTTCAATGGTGCGAGCAGATAAAATCATCACAAAAACAAGAGATGAAGCTTTTGGTATTCCTACACGTGAATCAAATGCAAAAACTGTTGCAAATACACAATATACATTAAGAATGTTACAAGGTATTCCAAATATTTCAGATGAACAAGAAGAAGAGATAGTAACTAGTGAAGTAATGTCAATTATGGAAGCTGTATTTAATGACAAAGCTGACACTTTATGGAGAAAAGTATTTAACTCTATTAAATCAGGAATTATCGATGTTCCATACTCTCCACATATTATTAACCATAATGAAGTTGTAACTGTAAGAGATAAAAATAAAAACATTAGAATCATCAAAAAAGGAAATCTTCCAATTAGTGATAGATGTTTTGAATATGAAAAAGCTCAATGTGACTTAAACAAAGATGCTTCATCAATAGTAAATGATATTATCCATGATATAGGAATTATGCAATGA
- the glmS gene encoding methylaspartate mutase subunit S translates to MKVVTGVVGNDIHVVANRLIDISLQARGFEVFNLGVNTYLEEFIDAVIETNADVLLISSLNGEAEGWCRDLPILKSKYKNLKDVVFMLGGNLAVGEGDASVIVPKFKNYGFDLVFHQVDLNTGLDELEKYLKEKK, encoded by the coding sequence ATGAAAGTAGTTACAGGCGTAGTTGGTAACGATATACATGTGGTTGCAAATAGACTTATTGATATATCACTACAAGCAAGAGGATTTGAAGTATTTAATTTAGGTGTTAATACATACCTAGAAGAGTTTATTGATGCAGTTATTGAAACAAATGCTGACGTTTTACTTATTTCTTCACTAAATGGTGAAGCTGAAGGATGGTGTAGAGATTTACCAATATTAAAATCAAAATACAAAAATTTAAAAGATGTTGTATTTATGTTAGGTGGAAACTTAGCTGTTGGTGAAGGTGATGCTAGCGTTATTGTACCAAAGTTCAAAAACTACGGATTTGATTTAGTTTTCCACCAAGTTGATTTAAATACAGGACTTGATGAATTAGAAAAATACTTGAAGGAGAAAAAATGA
- a CDS encoding heavy-metal-associated domain-containing protein translates to MKQIFEVLNVKCGGCASTLTKSLKEEFGEVEVNLDVMPRQITLDVKDEQKEALKLKLRSLGYPLSTDELSGLQKATTTAKSFVSCAIGKMNS, encoded by the coding sequence ATGAAACAAATATTTGAAGTTCTAAATGTAAAATGTGGTGGTTGTGCAAGTACACTTACAAAATCACTAAAAGAAGAGTTTGGAGAAGTTGAAGTAAATCTTGATGTAATGCCTAGACAAATTACACTTGACGTAAAAGATGAGCAAAAAGAAGCATTAAAACTAAAACTAAGAAGTTTAGGTTATCCCCTTTCAACTGATGAATTAAGTGGTTTACAAAAAGCAACAACAACAGCAAAAAGTTTTGTTTCTTGTGCTATTGGAAAAATGAATAGCTAA
- a CDS encoding NADP-dependent isocitrate dehydrogenase, which translates to MSKIIYTKVDEAPALATYSFLPIIKAFTKSSGIEMVTKDISLAGRILANFPENLKEDQKISDDLAELGALTQDPAANIIKLPNVSASVPQLKAAIAELQAKGYNIPNFDASEEITARYSKITGSAVNPVLREGNSDRRAPSAVKNYAKANPHRMGKWSKDSKTDVACMDSGDFYGSEVSKTFDEANDLKISFFDAKGTETVLKASTKVLAGEIIDATTLSAKALQEFYAKAIERAKKEDVLLSLHLKATMMKNSDPIMFGFAVKVYFKDLIAKHAALFVEMGVNFNNGLGDLYAKLETLDAAKKAEIEADIAAVYAKQPRLAMVNSAKGITNLHVPSDVIIDASMPAMIKGGGKMWNAEDKEEDTIAMIPDRAYAGSFKAVIDDCKKNGALDVTTIGTVPNVGLMAQKAEEYGSHDKTFQAKENGQIKVIDKDGNAVFTFDVEAGDIFRMCQTKDAPIQDWIKLAVSRSRLSNTPAIFWLDKNRAHDAQMIAKVNKYLPNHDTTGLDITIMSPVDATLKSLERMRAGLDTISVTGNILRDYNTDLFPILELGTSAKMLSIVPLMQGGGLFETGAGGSAPKHVQQFAEEAYLRWDSLGEFMALAASFDHLANTQGNKKAKVLADTLDRATGTFLINDKSPARKIGDIDNRGSHFFLAMYWAQELAAQDVDAELKAEFTPIAKAMTENEAKIVKELADAQGKAVDMGGYYLPDDVKTSAAMRPSATLNAIIG; encoded by the coding sequence ATGTCAAAAATCATTTACACAAAAGTTGATGAAGCGCCAGCTTTAGCAACATACTCTTTCTTACCAATCATTAAAGCTTTCACAAAAAGTTCTGGTATTGAAATGGTTACAAAAGATATTTCACTAGCTGGAAGAATTTTAGCTAACTTCCCTGAAAACTTAAAAGAAGACCAAAAAATCAGTGATGATTTAGCTGAACTTGGAGCATTAACTCAAGATCCAGCAGCTAATATAATTAAATTACCAAATGTTTCGGCATCTGTTCCTCAATTAAAAGCTGCAATTGCAGAATTACAAGCAAAAGGTTACAATATACCAAATTTTGATGCTAGTGAAGAAATCACAGCTAGATATTCTAAAATCACTGGTTCAGCTGTAAATCCAGTATTAAGAGAAGGAAACTCTGACAGACGTGCTCCAAGTGCTGTTAAAAACTATGCAAAAGCTAACCCTCATAGAATGGGAAAATGGTCAAAAGATTCTAAAACTGATGTTGCTTGCATGGATTCAGGAGATTTTTATGGTTCTGAAGTATCTAAAACTTTTGATGAAGCAAATGATTTAAAAATATCTTTCTTTGATGCAAAAGGTACAGAAACTGTATTAAAAGCATCTACAAAAGTTCTTGCTGGTGAGATTATTGATGCAACTACATTAAGTGCAAAAGCATTACAAGAATTCTATGCAAAAGCAATTGAAAGAGCTAAAAAAGAAGATGTATTATTATCTCTACACTTAAAAGCTACAATGATGAAAAACTCTGATCCAATTATGTTTGGATTTGCAGTAAAAGTATATTTCAAAGATTTAATTGCTAAACACGCTGCATTATTTGTTGAAATGGGTGTTAATTTCAACAATGGTTTAGGTGATTTATACGCAAAATTAGAAACTTTAGATGCAGCTAAAAAAGCTGAAATCGAAGCTGATATTGCTGCAGTTTATGCAAAACAACCAAGACTTGCAATGGTAAACTCTGCAAAAGGAATTACTAACTTACATGTACCATCTGATGTTATTATTGATGCTTCTATGCCTGCTATGATTAAAGGTGGTGGGAAAATGTGGAATGCTGAAGATAAAGAAGAAGATACAATTGCAATGATTCCAGATAGAGCATATGCTGGAAGTTTCAAAGCTGTTATTGATGATTGTAAAAAAAATGGAGCATTAGATGTTACAACTATTGGAACTGTTCCAAATGTTGGATTAATGGCTCAAAAAGCTGAAGAGTACGGTTCACATGACAAAACTTTCCAAGCAAAAGAAAATGGACAAATCAAAGTTATTGATAAAGATGGAAATGCAGTATTTACTTTTGATGTTGAAGCTGGTGATATTTTCAGAATGTGTCAAACAAAAGATGCTCCAATTCAAGACTGGATTAAATTAGCAGTTTCAAGATCAAGATTATCTAATACTCCTGCAATTTTCTGGTTAGATAAAAATAGAGCTCACGATGCTCAAATGATTGCAAAAGTAAATAAATATTTACCAAATCACGATACAACTGGTTTAGATATTACAATTATGTCTCCTGTTGATGCAACTTTAAAATCTTTAGAAAGAATGAGAGCAGGACTTGACACTATTTCTGTAACTGGAAATATTTTAAGAGATTATAACACTGACTTATTCCCAATTTTAGAATTAGGAACATCTGCAAAAATGTTATCAATCGTTCCATTAATGCAAGGTGGAGGATTATTTGAAACTGGTGCTGGTGGATCTGCTCCTAAACACGTTCAACAATTTGCTGAAGAAGCTTATTTAAGATGGGATTCATTAGGTGAATTTATGGCATTAGCTGCTTCATTTGACCATTTAGCAAATACTCAAGGTAACAAAAAAGCAAAAGTTTTAGCTGATACTTTAGATAGAGCAACTGGAACATTCTTAATCAATGATAAATCTCCAGCTAGAAAAATTGGTGATATTGATAATAGAGGTTCACACTTCTTCTTAGCTATGTACTGGGCGCAAGAATTAGCTGCTCAAGATGTAGATGCTGAATTAAAAGCTGAATTTACTCCAATTGCTAAAGCTATGACTGAAAACGAAGCAAAAATCGTAAAAGAATTAGCTGATGCTCAAGGTAAAGCTGTTGATATGGGTGGATACTACTTACCAGACGATGTTAAAACATCTGCTGCTATGAGACCATCTGCTACATTAAATGCAATTATCGGATAA
- the mltG gene encoding endolytic transglycosylase MltG has protein sequence MPEYKNEKSEIIIKKKKRKIGLIIFNIIDFVLVCLIAVLFYVTMPINSTKILFIPKGSTSHIISYLNKNGFEMGIVDELVIKSLGYVQSGWIDINQNRLTRMDFIYKLITSKAALKNITLIPGETYYVFLKRLALEFNLSEEKLTELYNQYAYKADGNILAETYSLPLGMREDYMIFYLFSQTNKKYEEFSKKIFGYYDKRKWFNYLSLASVIQKEAATTNEMPIVSSVVHNRLKKGMKLQMDGTLNYGIYSNEVVTAERIRDDNTTYNTYKIVGLPKDPVCAVSLEAIKAAIFPVKSDYLYFVRENKTGLHKFAVTFETHQANIRANIGVEKTYTKEKVDETQIDAEAENIMKTDITKQKPVSIKDLFNNIN, from the coding sequence ATGCCTGAATACAAAAATGAAAAAAGTGAAATTATTATTAAAAAGAAAAAGAGAAAAATAGGTTTAATCATCTTCAACATTATTGATTTTGTCCTTGTTTGTTTGATTGCTGTATTATTTTATGTAACGATGCCGATTAATTCAACGAAAATATTATTCATTCCTAAAGGCAGTACTAGTCATATTATATCATACTTAAATAAAAATGGCTTTGAGATGGGCATTGTTGACGAATTAGTAATAAAATCATTAGGTTATGTTCAAAGTGGTTGGATAGATATTAATCAAAATAGATTAACCAGAATGGATTTTATTTATAAATTAATTACGTCAAAGGCTGCACTTAAAAATATTACTTTAATTCCTGGAGAAACTTATTATGTTTTCCTAAAAAGGTTGGCATTAGAATTTAATTTATCAGAAGAAAAATTAACTGAGTTATATAATCAATATGCTTATAAAGCTGATGGAAATATATTGGCAGAGACTTATTCTTTACCACTTGGAATGAGAGAAGATTATATGATTTTTTATCTATTTTCTCAAACAAATAAAAAATATGAAGAATTCTCTAAAAAAATATTTGGATATTATGATAAAAGAAAATGGTTCAATTATTTAAGTTTGGCTTCTGTTATACAAAAAGAAGCAGCAACAACAAATGAAATGCCTATTGTTTCAAGTGTTGTACATAATAGACTTAAAAAAGGTATGAAACTTCAAATGGATGGAACTTTAAACTATGGTATATATTCAAATGAAGTAGTTACAGCAGAAAGAATTAGAGATGATAATACTACTTACAACACTTACAAAATAGTTGGTCTTCCAAAAGATCCAGTTTGTGCAGTAAGTTTAGAAGCTATTAAAGCAGCAATTTTTCCTGTAAAAAGTGATTATTTGTATTTTGTAAGAGAAAATAAAACTGGACTTCATAAATTTGCAGTAACTTTTGAAACACATCAAGCAAATATAAGAGCAAATATTGGTGTTGAAAAAACTTATACAAAAGAAAAAGTGGATGAAACACAAATTGATGCTGAAGCTGAAAATATTATGAAAACTGATATTACAAAACAAAAACCCGTATCTATTAAAGACTTATTTAATAATATAAACTAA